The proteins below come from a single Chitinophaga pinensis DSM 2588 genomic window:
- a CDS encoding DUF1338 domain-containing protein, translated as MLDYVLSGLMQRYQERVPDVAAIIAAMITENLIQVPEDIENDHIAFRTIGVPELGIQSLEKIFLHYGYTRRDAYHFKAKKLDAYWYAPPAPHFPRIFISELRVKDLSPEAQQIITSYTKEVLVDPVSNLDLNDGPAVDTFLHSSLWRTPTLEDYQTLAAESEYAAWVIYNRYYLNHFTISLQNLPPGYNTVADFNKFLEKEGFTLNDSGGKIKESPDHLLLQSSTVAKMIPATFANNEVQKIAGSYVEFAERRVLPQFAHLPADQVTREQRREGFEAGNADRIFESTYSSQTNK; from the coding sequence ATGTTAGACTATGTTCTTAGCGGTCTGATGCAACGCTATCAGGAGCGTGTTCCTGACGTTGCCGCTATTATTGCCGCCATGATCACTGAGAATCTGATCCAGGTTCCGGAAGACATTGAGAATGACCATATTGCCTTCCGTACAATAGGGGTACCCGAACTCGGGATACAGTCACTGGAAAAGATCTTCCTCCACTACGGTTACACCAGAAGAGATGCGTATCACTTTAAAGCAAAGAAGCTGGACGCATACTGGTATGCGCCGCCTGCGCCTCACTTCCCCCGCATTTTCATCAGTGAATTACGGGTGAAGGATCTCAGTCCGGAAGCACAGCAGATCATTACCAGCTACACCAAAGAAGTACTGGTAGACCCTGTCAGCAACCTGGACCTGAACGACGGACCGGCAGTAGATACTTTTCTGCACAGTTCCCTCTGGCGTACGCCTACCCTGGAAGACTATCAGACACTGGCAGCGGAGAGTGAATATGCGGCATGGGTGATCTATAACCGTTATTACCTGAACCATTTCACCATCAGTTTACAGAACCTGCCGCCAGGTTATAATACGGTAGCAGATTTCAATAAATTCCTGGAGAAGGAAGGGTTTACACTCAATGACTCCGGTGGCAAGATCAAGGAAAGTCCGGATCACCTGTTACTGCAAAGCAGTACGGTCGCCAAAATGATTCCGGCTACCTTCGCCAACAACGAGGTGCAGAAGATCGCCGGTTCCTATGTGGAATTTGCCGAACGCAGGGTACTGCCGCAGTTCGCCCATCTTCCGGCAGATCAGGTCACCCGCGAGCAACGCAGGGAAGGATTTGAAGCAGGCAATGCAGACCGCATTTTCGAAAGTACATACAGCTCACAAACGAATAAATAA
- the panB gene encoding 3-methyl-2-oxobutanoate hydroxymethyltransferase, whose product MSTHKEVKRITTHILQKMKNDGEKISMLTAYDYSMARIFDDAGMDILLVGDSAANVMAGYETTLPITLDHMIYHAASVVRGIKRSFVVVDLPFGTYQGNSKEALASTVRIMKETSAHGIKIEGGEEIIESVKRIISAGVPVMGHLGLTPQSINKFGTYSVRATEEAEAQKLLKDALLLQEAGCFALVLEKIPAMLAKQVAESLQIPVIGIGAGKHVDGQVLVMHDMLGINKDFKPRFLRRYLNLYDEIYKASQQYIHDVKAKDFPNDNEQY is encoded by the coding sequence ATGTCAACGCACAAAGAAGTTAAACGGATCACAACGCACATATTACAGAAAATGAAAAATGATGGAGAGAAGATCTCCATGCTGACAGCTTATGATTATTCCATGGCGCGCATCTTTGACGATGCCGGTATGGACATCCTGCTGGTAGGCGATTCTGCCGCCAACGTAATGGCCGGTTATGAAACCACTCTCCCTATCACACTGGACCACATGATCTATCATGCAGCTTCTGTAGTAAGAGGAATCAAGCGGAGTTTTGTTGTCGTAGACCTGCCTTTCGGCACTTACCAGGGCAATTCTAAAGAAGCCCTTGCCTCTACCGTGCGTATTATGAAGGAAACCAGCGCACATGGTATCAAGATCGAAGGCGGTGAAGAAATCATCGAATCAGTAAAACGTATCATTTCTGCGGGTGTACCGGTAATGGGCCACCTCGGACTGACACCTCAATCCATCAATAAATTCGGCACTTACAGCGTAAGGGCTACCGAAGAAGCGGAAGCGCAGAAACTCCTGAAAGACGCCCTCCTTTTACAGGAAGCAGGCTGTTTTGCCCTGGTACTGGAAAAGATCCCCGCTATGCTGGCAAAACAGGTGGCTGAAAGCCTCCAGATTCCGGTTATCGGTATCGGCGCCGGCAAACACGTAGACGGTCAGGTACTGGTCATGCACGATATGTTAGGTATCAACAAAGATTTTAAACCCCGCTTCCTGCGCCGTTATCTCAATTTATATGACGAAATTTACAAGGCGTCACAGCAATATATCCACGACGTGAAAGCAAAAGACTTTCCGAACGATAACGAACAATACTAA
- a CDS encoding exopolyphosphatase — MKLAAIDIGSNAARLLISEASPNSQGRMDFTKVNLIRVPLRLGLDVFSEGAISEKRATHLLNTIKAYKLLLEVYEVKYLKACATSAMRDASNAAEILQNVRQHTGIDIKVISGQEEASFLYESHIAENLDKTRSYMYVDVGGGSTEVTIFSNNSLRYKESFNIGTIRLMQHQVKDDQWQYMKDTIKSRIKGLGPITAIGSGGNINKIFSLSKRKEGKPLTLEVLKDYYKEFNGFSVEERIHLYNLREDRADVIVPALQIYINIMRWADAEEIFVPKIGLADGLIQSLYAEISQ; from the coding sequence ATGAAGCTTGCTGCCATTGATATCGGGTCTAACGCTGCAAGGCTGCTTATTTCAGAAGCATCGCCTAACAGCCAGGGCCGGATGGATTTTACTAAAGTCAACCTTATCAGGGTACCGTTGCGTCTGGGTCTTGATGTATTCAGCGAAGGTGCGATTTCTGAGAAAAGAGCTACCCACCTGCTCAATACCATTAAAGCCTACAAACTTTTGCTGGAAGTATACGAGGTGAAATACCTGAAAGCATGTGCTACCTCAGCTATGCGTGATGCTTCCAATGCAGCAGAAATTCTACAGAACGTCAGACAGCACACCGGTATCGACATCAAAGTTATCTCAGGACAGGAGGAAGCTTCTTTCCTCTATGAGAGTCACATCGCAGAGAACCTGGATAAAACCCGCTCCTACATGTATGTGGATGTGGGCGGCGGTAGTACGGAAGTCACCATCTTCAGCAATAACAGCCTACGTTATAAAGAGTCTTTCAATATCGGCACTATCCGCCTGATGCAACACCAGGTAAAGGACGATCAGTGGCAGTATATGAAAGACACGATTAAATCGCGCATCAAAGGGCTTGGTCCGATAACGGCCATTGGTTCCGGCGGTAATATCAACAAGATCTTCTCTCTGTCCAAACGTAAGGAGGGTAAGCCCCTTACACTGGAAGTACTGAAAGATTACTATAAAGAATTCAACGGTTTCAGCGTTGAAGAACGCATTCATCTCTACAATCTCCGGGAAGACCGTGCCGACGTCATTGTTCCCGCGCTGCAGATCTATATCAATATTATGCGCTGGGCGGACGCCGAAGAGATCTTTGTGCCTAAAATCGGATTGGCAGATGGCCTGATCCAGTCTCTGTATGCCGAGATTAGCCAGTAA
- the ppk1 gene encoding polyphosphate kinase 1, giving the protein MRLSNSEHIDTNFQDPVMEKKSNSKKSAPVAKKPKIIARDISWLAFNARVLQEASDKSVPLLERIRFLGIFSNNLDEFFRVRVATLKRMLLVGKSTRMHLEENPDEILDGIQDKVIDQQREFDRIWEGIEDELKEQKIFIRTEKHLNKEQQKFVLNYFNEEVRTNIIPLMIESIQHFPFLRDKSIYLAVVLARQDNSVRQKFALIEIPTSILPRFIILPSKEGEEDIMLLEDVIRFSLPHIFSYFGFDKFSAHIIKVTRDAELDIDNDISTSLIHQIEKGLKDRRKGKPVRFVYDKDIDPLLLEYLMRRLGLSGKDNLIPGARIHNFKDFMDFPSGVFKERAHPQRKSFIHPLFANASSVMHVIQLQDVMLHFPYHSFDTIIDLLREAAIDPNVTSIKITAYRLARNSKIVNALVNAVRNGKQVTVALELRARFNEADNLEWKTRLEDEGVKVLIGIPGLKIHAKLCVIKKRIGTKTVQCGFVSTGNMNEKTARVYGDHCLLTANRNILADINRIFSYLENSKHDIKLLEACNTLPVSPYSMRPFFLRMIDKEIKNARHKKGGSMIIKMNSLSDPEMISKLYEAAKEGVDVSMIIRGICCAYTENKKWKKDITAVSIVDEYLEHARVFSFGKENQEKVYIASCDWMLRNLDHRVEVAIPIFDPAIQQELKDILAIQLSGNVKARILDNEQKNEYKRDNGKKIRSQIEIFKYLHEKQYS; this is encoded by the coding sequence ATGCGATTGTCCAATAGTGAGCATATAGATACTAATTTTCAAGATCCTGTGATGGAAAAGAAAAGCAATAGCAAAAAATCAGCGCCAGTAGCTAAGAAACCAAAGATTATTGCCAGGGATATCAGCTGGCTGGCCTTTAACGCAAGGGTCTTGCAGGAAGCATCCGACAAGAGCGTCCCCCTCCTTGAGCGCATCCGCTTCCTCGGTATTTTTTCCAACAACCTGGACGAATTTTTCCGCGTACGTGTCGCTACCCTGAAAAGAATGCTGCTGGTAGGCAAGTCTACCCGTATGCACCTGGAAGAGAACCCCGACGAGATCCTGGACGGTATCCAGGACAAAGTAATTGACCAGCAACGGGAGTTTGACCGTATCTGGGAAGGAATCGAAGATGAACTGAAAGAACAGAAGATCTTCATCCGTACAGAAAAACACCTGAATAAAGAACAGCAGAAGTTTGTCCTGAACTACTTCAACGAAGAAGTGCGCACCAATATCATCCCGCTGATGATAGAAAGTATCCAGCACTTCCCGTTCCTGCGTGATAAATCCATCTATCTGGCTGTAGTACTGGCCAGACAGGATAACTCCGTAAGACAGAAGTTTGCCCTGATCGAGATTCCTACTTCTATCCTGCCACGATTTATCATTCTGCCATCCAAAGAAGGCGAAGAAGATATTATGCTGCTGGAAGACGTGATCCGTTTCAGTCTGCCGCATATCTTCTCTTACTTTGGCTTCGACAAATTCTCTGCACATATCATCAAAGTGACCAGAGACGCGGAACTTGATATCGATAATGATATCTCTACCAGTCTCATTCACCAGATTGAAAAAGGACTCAAAGATCGTCGTAAAGGGAAACCTGTACGATTCGTTTATGATAAAGATATAGACCCGCTGCTGTTGGAATACCTGATGCGCAGACTGGGGCTTTCCGGAAAAGATAACCTCATTCCCGGCGCCCGTATCCATAACTTCAAGGACTTTATGGATTTCCCGTCCGGCGTTTTCAAAGAAAGGGCACATCCGCAGCGAAAAAGCTTTATACATCCGCTTTTCGCGAATGCGTCCAGTGTGATGCACGTGATCCAGCTACAGGATGTAATGCTGCATTTCCCTTACCACTCTTTCGATACGATTATCGACCTGTTAAGGGAAGCCGCGATTGATCCGAATGTGACCAGTATCAAGATCACTGCTTACCGCCTTGCCAGAAATTCCAAGATCGTCAATGCGCTGGTCAATGCCGTGCGTAACGGTAAACAGGTGACAGTAGCGCTGGAATTGCGTGCACGCTTCAATGAGGCGGACAACCTGGAATGGAAGACGCGTCTGGAAGACGAAGGGGTGAAAGTATTGATTGGTATACCCGGACTGAAAATACACGCCAAACTGTGTGTGATCAAAAAGCGTATCGGTACTAAGACTGTTCAGTGTGGCTTTGTGAGCACGGGTAATATGAATGAGAAGACGGCCAGGGTATATGGTGACCACTGTCTGCTGACAGCCAACCGGAATATCCTCGCTGATATCAACCGCATATTCAGTTACCTGGAAAACAGCAAACATGATATCAAGTTGCTGGAGGCCTGCAATACGCTGCCGGTAAGTCCTTACAGTATGCGTCCGTTTTTCCTGCGCATGATCGACAAAGAGATCAAGAATGCACGTCATAAGAAAGGCGGTTCGATGATCATCAAAATGAACTCCCTCTCCGATCCTGAAATGATCAGCAAACTATACGAAGCTGCGAAAGAAGGCGTTGATGTAAGTATGATCATCAGAGGTATCTGTTGCGCATATACGGAAAATAAAAAATGGAAGAAAGATATCACGGCTGTCAGCATCGTAGATGAATACCTGGAACATGCCCGCGTATTCTCTTTTGGTAAAGAGAACCAGGAGAAAGTATATATCGCTTCCTGTGACTGGATGCTGCGTAATCTTGACCATCGTGTGGAAGTAGCCATTCCGATCTTTGATCCGGCCATACAGCAGGAGCTGAAGGACATTCTTGCTATACAGCTGAGTGGTAACGTGAAAGCGAGGATCCTGGACAACGAACAGAAGAATGAGTATAAGCGCGATAACGGGAAAAAGATCAGATCACAGATAGAGATCTTTAAATATTTACATGAGAAACAGTATAGCTAA
- a CDS encoding IS4 family transposase: MSKSKFFSGQPIFNQLLSFIPTTLIDKVCRETNADYYYKHFKAFDHLVTMLFSSFHQCTSLRELHTGLLANQHRLHHLGIKHTPRRSTISDANRTRPVAFFEKLYHRLYNHHYQAFSPDSRKRKSLVDRLFIVDSTTVSLFSNVMKGAGVIRMDGRKKGGIKAHVLMTAKTELPSFTILTEAAKNDRIIMPQLELLPGSIIAMDRAYVNYKLMKEWTEKEITWVTRVTKSMKIKLLTRNRLKILHKRKGILKDWVIQLGNPLTEEKSPVQTARVISIYDRNTKKKIHLLTNNFTYTPTTIRKLYQKRWAIEMLFKRIKQNSQLNNFLGENKNAISIQLWCTLIKDLLTKIVKDKLTEKGSKKWSFSNLTGFLRLHLYTYIHLMNFLAEPEYALLQHNKGPDQINLQLKLFSF; encoded by the coding sequence ATGAGCAAAAGTAAATTTTTTTCCGGACAGCCGATTTTTAATCAACTACTTTCTTTTATACCAACCACGTTGATAGATAAAGTCTGTAGAGAGACAAACGCAGATTACTATTATAAGCATTTTAAGGCTTTTGACCATTTGGTAACAATGCTATTTAGTAGTTTTCATCAGTGTACTTCATTACGAGAGCTTCATACAGGATTGTTAGCCAACCAGCATCGGCTTCACCATTTGGGCATTAAACATACCCCGCGTCGAAGCACTATTTCCGATGCTAACAGGACGCGTCCGGTGGCGTTTTTTGAAAAGCTCTATCATCGTCTATATAACCATCATTATCAAGCGTTTTCCCCGGACAGCCGAAAGAGAAAATCGTTGGTTGACCGGTTATTCATAGTGGACTCGACGACGGTCAGCCTATTTTCTAATGTAATGAAGGGGGCAGGTGTAATTAGAATGGACGGCAGAAAGAAGGGAGGAATAAAGGCGCACGTATTGATGACGGCCAAAACAGAACTACCAAGCTTTACTATTCTGACGGAAGCTGCCAAAAATGATAGAATCATTATGCCACAGTTAGAGCTCTTGCCAGGTTCTATAATAGCCATGGATAGAGCTTATGTGAACTATAAACTCATGAAGGAATGGACTGAAAAAGAGATCACGTGGGTAACTCGTGTAACCAAGAGTATGAAAATAAAATTATTGACACGAAACAGATTAAAAATACTCCATAAAAGAAAAGGTATCCTAAAAGATTGGGTTATTCAACTAGGTAACCCTCTAACAGAGGAGAAAAGTCCTGTACAGACGGCGCGTGTAATCAGCATTTACGATAGAAATACAAAAAAGAAAATACATCTGTTAACAAACAATTTTACTTATACGCCGACAACGATCAGGAAATTGTATCAAAAGCGATGGGCAATCGAAATGCTTTTTAAAAGAATTAAGCAGAACTCTCAATTAAACAATTTTTTAGGTGAAAACAAGAATGCTATAAGTATACAGCTCTGGTGCACGCTAATAAAGGATTTACTGACAAAGATCGTAAAAGACAAGCTGACAGAGAAAGGGAGTAAAAAATGGTCTTTTAGTAACCTAACTGGCTTTCTAAGGTTACATCTTTACACTTATATCCACCTAATGAATTTTCTGGCAGAACCCGAGTATGCACTTTTACAGCATAATAAGGGGCCAGATCAGATAAACCTGCAATTGAAATTATTCTCCTTTTAA